The stretch of DNA CGCACGCGGCGTCGCTTGTTCAGGCTTTCGCCCATTGACAAAGATTCTCGACTGCAGCCACCCGTAGGTGTCTGGGCAGTGTCTCAGTCCCAGTGAGCCGGGCCATGCTCTCACACCCGGTAACCATCGCAGCCTTGGTGAGCCATTACCTCACCAACAAGCTAATAGTACGCGGTCCGATCTCAGGGCGGAATCACACCATTTGATCCAAAGATGTTATCCGGTATTACTAGCAGTTTCCCGCTACTATCCCGGTCCCCAAGGTACATAACCACGCGTTACTCTCCCTTTCGCCACTGTCCGTCTCTCATAGCAAGCTAATTGAGACTTCTCGTGCGACTTGCATGCCTAATCCACGCCGCCAACGTTCATTCTGAGCCAGGATCAAACCCTTCAATTTTGTATTGATTCACCAGTGCAACCGAAGTCACACCGGGAGAAAGCAAAGTTAAAACCGAGTGTTGATCTGCTCTGTTTGGGATGTCGGTAAACATCCCACAGCGATTCGCCATTTTTATCGACACCGTCTTGCATCAACAGCAAGCAGTGCCGAGGAATGACCTCGCAACTGAACTCAACAGAAGTTCCATCACCAAATTGTCAATGATCAATTAGTCAACGGGTCGGCTGGTTCACCTCGCTTTGCCGAAGCAAAGTTGTGGTGGCCGGTTGGCCGTTGACTGGTCCCGTAGTATCCGGGAATCAGTTTTTAAGTCAACCAGTCTGACACCTTTTATTTCGAAAAATTTCATGGTGCCAGGTGGCTCGTCAGTTGTCACTTTCGGTCGCTGACCGTGGTTCCCGCTGACGCGAGGCGGAAAGATATCGGGACTTGGTTGGCATGGCAAGAGCCATCACATCGAAATCACCAAAAAAGTTCTTAAAGCCTTCACATGAAGGTTTCGGCTGCGTTTGACGCATTGCTTGCGGCGAATCGAGTCCTGCCCCAACGTTGTCTTGATTGTCGCTGCGGTCGTAACGACTGGGTTGCAGGCTCGGTCGGCCAACGCTTTTCTACAGTTTGCCAATCGATTGTTTCACTCAGCACCACCGAAACGCACCTCGTTAGATAGAGGTTGGATCGAGATTGAATGCGATTGATTGCGATTGAGCAATTCAGGTCGCCAAGCAGAGGTGCCGTGTTTGTTTATCTCTTTGCTGAGCTTCAAAGCCAAAGACTGATACCTGCAGGCTTGTTAATGAAACGCTGCATTGGTTTTGGATCACGGTGCTGGTTTCTAGTCTTTCACCGCTCCGCGGGCCTATTACTGCTTTGGTTTCCTGGAAGACGGCCAGGTTTTCTAAGAATGCTCGGCTTCGCGGTGCTCGCCCGAGCTCAGGGCATCAGCGGAATACCCGAGCCCAGGGCATCAGCGGAATACTCGGTCGGATCGCTTGATTACCGGTGCTGGTCACGAGAAAAGTCACGCCAAGCTCGCCCCATCAATCGCCAAATCGTCGCTATTAGCGGATCACGGCGACCGATTCGATTGTTGGATAGAGTTGTTGCCAAAGAATCGTCAGTAACCCGGAATCGATGCCAAGGTGCTGGAATACTCGGTCTTTCGGGGCGGCAATCGAATTGGCGGACAAGCTTCCCCATCCTGCTCGTGAACACAGGTAGTTTGCAATCGCGACGCAGCAAACCATGTCGGCGTGCTGCGAATCGATGGCATTCAAGTTTGATCCGGCGGTTTGCAGGATCTTATGGGGTGAATGATGGTGCAGGGCTGCTAGTGAGATGCTCTCGGGCATCCCCCACTGTTCCAGGATCGCAGATCCGAGCTGACCATGGTTCCAACCTTGCTGTTCCATCTCGACGTCGTGAACTGGCGAGAGTTCATCAACTAGCGAAAGGGTTTCGGCAAACGATTCCGCATCGAGTCGTTCGCTAGCGATCATGCCTATGTCATGCAGAGCCCCAGCGATGAACGCCATGCTGGCGTCGATCTCGGTGCAGGTCCGCGCGATCAGCGATGAAACAGCGGCAAC from Rubripirellula amarantea encodes:
- a CDS encoding HDOD domain-containing protein, with product MPSVSKPSNRLGLRVEQARWELPLPDGARRLIASGDFDGRDNESLVVWLNSDPILSDRLLRWCNAPLYNLSQPYQSLKAAATVMDGRDLSQLAVLAWIRGLFAPERQIDIYTRGRLWAHSISVAAVSSLIARTCTEIDASMAFIAGALHDIGMIASERLDAESFAETLSLVDELSPVHDVEMEQQGWNHGQLGSAILEQWGMPESISLAALHHHSPHKILQTAGSNLNAIDSQHADMVCCVAIANYLCSRAGWGSLSANSIAAPKDRVFQHLGIDSGLLTILWQQLYPTIESVAVIR